A genomic region of Phragmites australis chromosome 2, lpPhrAust1.1, whole genome shotgun sequence contains the following coding sequences:
- the LOC133909053 gene encoding abscisic acid receptor PYL4-like, with protein sequence MPSAPTRPSPQQHSRITAGGRASVVACAAHAAVPGEVARYHEHAVAVGQCCSAVMQAIAAPADAVWSVVRRFDRPQEYKHFIRSCRLVDGDGGAVGSVREVCVVSGLPASSSRERLEMLDDERRVLSFRIVGGEHRLSNYRSVTSVHEAASAAGLVTMVAESYVVDVPPGNTIDETRTFADTIVRCNLQSLASTVEQLAMAVPRHN encoded by the coding sequence ATGCCGTCCGCACCTACACGGCCGTCGCCGCAGCAGCACAGCCGGATCACTGCCGGCGGGAGGGCCTCTGTGGTGGCGTGCGCTGCTCACGCGGCGGTGCCGGGCGAGGTGGCGCGGTACCACGAGCACGCGGTGGCCGTGGGGCAGTGCTGCTCGGCCGTGATGCAGGCGATTGCGGCGCCGGCGGATGCGGTGTGGTCGGTGGTGCGGCGCTTCGATCGGCCACAGGAGTACAAGCACTTCATAAGAAGCTGCCGCCTCGTGGACGGCGATGGTGGCGCGGTGGGCTCGGTTCGGGAGGTTTGCGTTGTGTCCGGGCTGCCCGCCTCGAGCAGCCGCGAGCGGCTCGAGATGCTAGACGACGAGCGGCGGGTACTCAGCTTCCGGATCGTGGGCGGCGAGCACCGTCTCTCCAACTACCGCTCGGTGACCTCCGTGCAcgaggcggcgtcggcggccggGCTGGTCACCATGGTGGCCGAGTCGTACGTGGTGGACGTGCCGCCGGGGAACACGATCGACGAGACGCGCACGTTCGCTGACACCATTGTGCGCTGCAACCTCCAGTCGCTGGCGAGCACGGTCGAGCAGCTCGCGATGGCAGTGCCGCGCCACAACTGA